TCATTTTTCCATGTTTTGAGTGGTAACACTCTGTTCAACAGTTCAAACGATATTCTTCTGAGTCATGGTTCTTGCCTTAAACTAAATGTAGAGCTTTTGCAATTAAATGTGCAGGCAAATAGAGGAATATACACGTCTAATTGCATCAATTAAGGCCCAGATCAAGATGGTATGTGTTTCAATTGTTCACATAATATGAAGTCGTGAGAGAGATAAAACCGGACCTTTCTTTTATGCTCCTGATTAAATTACACTAACTGAtgaatatttaatgaaaaaaacttGAATGCAGGTTTGTGAAGGGATACGTGAGTTGCTCCAGATTCTGCCAGAACGAGCTTACTAAGGTGTATACGTCTTAAATTGCTAAAGAAGAGGGAATTTACCGCGACAAGAGACCCAAAAAGTGTAGAATGAAGCCAACATAATCTTCTATCAATTGAAAGAGCTGTGCAAATTTAATGTCCAGGGACTTGTTTATGTGTTCCCTTTTCTTCTTGttgaaaaaaaatcctttagACACTGACAAATAGCTTGTAGACAGTGGAATTGGAACCGCACCACCTAGTGACTTGTATATTTGTGGTCAATGCTAATTGTGTGTTTCTGTTaagttttattttgttgagaTGCAGTAACATGGACATGAATAACCATGAGTTAGAGGCAGATTCAACCATTGATGTCTGACCCtcattttatattattcatttttgtgATTGAGTTAGATCAAAGGTTCATATGGTTTCATATGGAATCATTGTATCATGAGATCAAATTCATTGTCGAAGTTAAATTGTACATAACTATTATATCATGAGATCAAATTCAAAGTCGATGTTAAATTGTACGAAATTATTGTATcagaaaatcaaattcaatgtTGAGGTCAAATTGTGAATTCTTCTCATTATCTCTCGTAGAAAGAAGATCCAAAAGccaataaaagaaaatgtataGTACCAAATAGCATAGCAAACTTAGGCATGGAAAGATTATTTGGTTTTCTACCACTCCCTACGTCTTTTATCTTATTTGTATCGTCGAATGAAAGTGATAATTCGACTAGAGAATTAGGAAGTCTTCCGCGCCTGAAATCCAACTCTAAACACTAGGGATCCTTTGGTTGTTGATTATGAAGAAAATTAGTAATGTATTAAAACTAATATCGGTAATGTTTTTAATTGATAAGTAATATACATACAATTATTTTTCTGTATTACTAATAACTGAACTCATGAAAGAAAACACATTCTAACATGTcgaaaaagaattttttttaaaaaaacactttttattaGAATGGTATCCTTTACTAGGGTGAGGAATGGACTTGACATTGCCACCACTGATTTCGGCGCCAATTCCAAATTTCTGCaaaatctcttcttcttcaacgcTATACTGCAAAATTGTTCCTTTCTTCTTCCATCCAGTGGTAAAGTTCCATTCTTTCCTTCAAAAACCCTACACCCATTTATCTCTTCTTGTAGTTTCTAATGCTTTGTGTCTTTACTAATCTcactatataattttatttgattatcaGAATAGTTCTCCTCCTAGAAGTTTTTCTTGTGTCAGAAAGGTTTCCATGGCTTGGTGGGAAGGTCTAGATGAAGCTCGTGTTCTTATTGCAAAAGGTACTTCCTTTAAtaaacatttctttttttttttgtgtgtccTCTAGTTTATGTTGATTACACCTTCATTATGTTTTGTTAGCAGAAAAGGAAGAAACGTTCAATTTGGTATTATGgttctcttttttgtttgtgAGTGTTCATTTGTATCTCTTGGCTTGAGTTTGTCTTTTTTCTTGCTGCTGTTTTTCTTTTGAGATTAGAGACCTTCATTATGTTTTGTtagcaaaaaaggaagaaacTTTCAATTGGGTACAATGGTTCTTGATTCTTGTATCTGGATTGAATAATTACACACCATAGGAAATCGGCTTTGCCTGTAATTTGGTGCGCAAATTGAGTTCATTATGTGTGCGATATTTCAATTCTTTGAATATCTTCAACCATTTAGAATCTAAAGGAGTGTCTTGAGCATGTATGTTACTGTTACTTAAGGATCAGTAGCTACATGTAAGCTTCATCTCCAAGGATGGAGATGGATATTGAAGATTTCAATACTTGTTGATTCTTCCAGATATGTTGTTAAACTGATACACTTATCATATAGTTGAATCTTGATTATGGAAATAAATAACTCGTCttgagaaaagaaagaaaaaaaatcatcttgACATCTCTCTTGCTGTGTTGCTGGTACATGGGAACAATGATATGTCAATCTCTTAGATACAGCTCTAGAATCTTCTATACTCACTTGAATGCAATATTAAGATTTTCACTTTGACATTGCAGAGCCTTCTAAGGATGGGAACAAGGTAGAGCAGCTTTTATCTCTTCGACATCCCAAATCTGGTAAATCCCTGCACTTTTCATGCAGCTGCTTGCTTTAGATGCCTTCAATTATGTGTATTTGTTTACTGTTTTTCCTATGGTTATAGTGCTTTCATGGCAGTGGcttgagatattttttttgtggatgtATTGAAATTGCTATAGGTCATTTTTTGCTAACCACACCCTAACCTCTTGCTGATTGCCATACTATCTTGTGGGAACTGGTTTGCCACTATGATTGTATTAATAGTCCAGTAgcattgatataatttttttaaaatttgcttTTGTGACAGGAAATGCAACATGTTACCTTTGTGTTGATGGAtctcttcaagaacttcactggttcaagcaaTCTCACGGGTCTTGGTTCCTTGGGGATTATGTATGTGAAGGTAAATATTCATCTGAGCTTGGTCTAAATAACCTTTTCAAAAGCTTATAAGTCTGCAGTTGCCCTCGTTGTTCATAATTTGTCTTGATGAACCAATCTCTAAAAGGTAATAGTTTACAGGAATTAAAACTATATGTTTACGAATGATAAGTGTGtaaccatctcatctaaaagtttaagcGGTTAGAGAGCacactttttatttaattaaatacatCTTCAACATCTCAATTTGCCTTTCATTATGCTTATATTTTGCCTCTTGTACTCTTTCTGGAGAAGCCTATAGGTTATATCTTCTACTCTTCAAATCAGTCAATGCTATTAGTCTTTATTTCTAGAGGAATTGTTAGTGCTTTCTTGGTAGTTTTTCTGTACTCATTTATTTCTCAAAACAGATGGTCGTTTGTATACTGCAACTCCAGTCGATCCAGTTTTTGTTCTGTTACCTATTTTCGAAGAAGCAAGAATGAAGGTATTAATTTCTAACTTCTGAGTGATTTATCTCTCTTAAGATTCTTATATAAACAAACTGCTAGCAAAAAGTTTATAGTAGAGAAGTGTAATACTTGAAAGTGTGTATTTTACacgtattgttgctttatatattatttattaagaaaagGAACTGCTTGTAAACTACTTTCATTTGACTGTAAGAACTGTCTACAATATAGGTGACTCTATTACTCCCTTTCTTCTGAATGACTACATAAGATTCAGATtatcttctttctcttttggCTGGTTGAGTTTCCTTTGCTGAATGCACCATTTGCAAGAGACAACTGTCTGCCACTTGACGAGCTGGTTTCTAATTGCTCTTTTGTTTATTGTGATAAATGCAGAAAAATGATGATCCAGGAAAGTTTAGGCAAGTGgatgaaataatttatgttgTAGGCTATCCTGGATATCAGCATCTTTCTTCCATTGCTGAGAACTGCATGCAAGTGGTTTGTGATGTCAAAGGTGATAATATACTATTGTCCTATctcctgttttttttttggtcttatTATGCTAGATGGCATGACATCTCATATTTTATGGAGTATTCAATAGATATATTATCCATGTATCTGACTTAAAGTTTGGCAAATAAAGTGTAGagaaaaacatatgaaaatggTATTGAAGTCTAACATGATGTAAttcataaaacatttgaaactaTAACATTTACTTTTGGGTTGGTGGTGACTGTCTAATTCAAGTTAATTAATGCTTAATATTGATGTCCATCCCTCTACCTTTTTTTTGTCAACAGATGTAGGAATGACAAAGTTTTTCAGGCTTAATGATGAGAAGGTGCTAAAGTGGTTATGCTTGAAGGTCAGACTTCATCCCTTACAAGCCCATATATTGGGTGGTTTTTTTTGCTCTGAAACAATGTGCTGTGATGATCATGTTCTAGCATTCAGAGTAAAAATCATAGCTTTTTGGAAATTAGAAGTTCAATAGTTATTGTGATTGACTCTCCAGTATCTGATCTTCCCAATCTGTAAAAAGTATGAAAATCCACTTATAACTTGTTCCAGTTAATGGCCTGTAATAGTTTAGCTTGTAGATGGATCTCCCGTTAGTTATGTCTACATTGAGTTCTGAAGATGGGCCAATGATAAGTATGACGTAGTCCACATAGTTATATAAGAAATTTTCTTCCACATGATCTGGCTGCCACTCTGATCCACTGTAGTGTAAATGTACTTGATTATTTGCTATGGTATAACTTGCTACCTGCCCTGTCACTAGGTTTGAGTAGCAACTTATAATAACTAAGAGAAACAGCTTAGCGCCACAGTGCATGTGTTATCATCTAGCTCGGACTTGGACTTTTTCAAATGGAAATGATGCAACTTGGGTGTAAAATAACTAGATATGTCATATATTTTCAAAGGCCAAAGGAAACCAACCAGAGTCTTACATAAAAGGAACTAATAATCTCTTCTATTTTGAGGTGTTCTTTATATTTTGGTAGCGTCTTGTTTATATCTTGTGAAGTCTTCTTTGTCTACAATGGTCTATCCATCTTACAGATTGATTAGTCTCTCAGACACAATTTTCATTATGTTCCATGTctctattttaacttttaagatATTTGTAGGTAATACAATTAAAGAAGACATTGTTGACACTGGATAAGAACTATGCTGCTCTAGATAAGAAAGAAATATGTACGTCTCCTTTTGAATAATGAGTTCGTTAAATTTTTTACACTTAAAAGGTTATGATTCTCATAGCCAATTGCGGCCCTTCGAAGACATTTTTCGCATCGTTCTTTGTTTGAGAAACTCTTCAAGTATCTTTAATGTATCCTTGGTTTTTAAAGAACCAGGAAATAAGTTTGTTTGGCCAATTCAGCGCGCTTATCATCTTAAATATGTGGTTTCCTGTCATGTCCATATGAAAGCTAAAAGATTATACTAATTAATGCTTTTTGAAGTAAACAGTAACTGATACAGTATCTATAATTGGAGAGTACTTGAAGGAAGAGCCTTGGTTGAAGCTCCTCTGCAGCAAATTAAGGTATTTCCTTTAACTGATAAATGGCCGAGTTTTTTCTGATTGTTTTTGAAGTTATTTGTCTAGGTATCGTTAGATAGAGGTTATGCTTTTACACAAAATCTTAAAAGGCAAAAATGTAACATGAGTCGACGCAGACAAACAGCTTTCAGGACCTATTCTCTTATTTACACACTCTGTGTTATGAATAATGTTAATTCACCTTTAGCTTCTGAAATAATCCATTGAACTATCTAATGAGTAAGCCTCCAGCTTATTTTCATAATACCATAAGTTTTCTTGTGAAAAATTTGAAGATAAATTACCAATATATAAAGATGACACCTAGATGGGTGTGTTTCCGACGCTAAAAATCAATTGTAAAATTCTGTATTACCATGTTTAAGCACCTGCTTTATGGCTAGCCTGCAAATATGCTGTTGTATGAGTTACAAGGCATGAATGGACTTTCTGGCGTCGATAAGGGACCGGACTGGTCTTGTTTAGGGGACTATGTTCCTAGTTAAAGTATTCCTCTTGATGCTAACTGACGGTACATTTTATATCGGTGGTGGTTATGTTGTATAAATCCCATGTCTTCTCTTTACAAGTTCTCTAATTTTTTTGAAGATGGTAGC
The DNA window shown above is from Solanum stenotomum isolate F172 chromosome 6, ASM1918654v1, whole genome shotgun sequence and carries:
- the LOC125867412 gene encoding uncharacterized protein LOC125867412 isoform X2, with amino-acid sequence MDLTLPPLISAPIPNFCKISSSSTLYCKIVPFFFHPVNSSPPRSFSCVRKVSMAWWEGLDEARVLIAKEPSKDGNKVEQLLSLRHPKSGNATCYLCVDGSLQELHWFKQSHGSWFLGDYVCEDGRLYTATPVDPVFVLLPIFEEARMKKNDDPGKFRQVDEIIYVVGYPGYQHLSSIAENCMQVVCDVKDVGMTKFFRLNDEKVLKWLCLKVIQLKKTLLTLDKNYAALDKKEILTDTVSIIGEYLKEEPWLKLLCSKLSIDLQEDTKASNSEIHSSPMDNSFESFNHEQEKTTKSKRPTKKIKAETNSLNIKDMFSRATRRGK
- the LOC125867412 gene encoding uncharacterized protein LOC125867412 isoform X1: MDLTLPPLISAPIPNFCKISSSSTLYCKIVPFFFHPVNSSPPRSFSCVRKVSMAWWEGLDEARVLIAKEPSKDGNKVEQLLSLRHPKSGNATCYLCVDGSLQELHWFKQSHGSWFLGDYVCEDGRLYTATPVDPVFVLLPIFEEARMKKNDDPGKFRQVDEIIYVVGYPGYQHLSSIAENCMQVVCDVKDVGMTKFFRLNDEKVLKWLCLKVIQLKKTLLTLDKNYAALDKKEILTDTVSIIGEYLKEEPWLKLLCSKLSIDLQEDTKASNSEIHSSPMDNSFESFNHEQQEKTTKSKRPTKKIKAETNSLNIKDMFSRATRRGK